The following are encoded in a window of Pseudomonas sp. JQ170C genomic DNA:
- a CDS encoding efflux RND transporter periplasmic adaptor subunit has product MRRPSNKCRLLLCGLGLLSLSALFAWKTLPASGDPLSTVSVTRNDIESSVTALGTLQPRRYVDVGAQASGQIRKLHVEVGDEVKAGQLLVEIDPSTQQAKLDAGRFSIDNLKAQLAEQQAQYQLAEQQYKRQRNLAAGGATRDEDVQSAQAQLKVTQARIDMYRAQIRQAQANLRSDEAELGYTRIYAPMSGTVVAVDAREGQTLNAQQQTPLILRIAKLSPMTVWAQVSEADIGHVKPDMAAYFTTLAGGKRRWNSTVRQILPVPPKPLDQSGQGGGDPASASGSGASGKVVLYTVLLDVENPDNALMAEMTTQVFFVAGRASKVLTVPVAALDDDASAENMRIGQVLGANGKVEQRRVRTGLSDRLRVQVLDGLTEGERLLIGAPVASGG; this is encoded by the coding sequence ATGAGACGTCCTTCAAACAAATGCCGACTGCTTCTTTGCGGCCTTGGCCTGCTCAGCCTGAGCGCCCTGTTCGCGTGGAAGACCCTGCCTGCCAGCGGCGACCCTCTGAGTACGGTCAGCGTCACCCGCAATGATATCGAAAGCAGCGTCACGGCACTGGGCACATTGCAGCCCAGACGCTACGTGGATGTCGGCGCCCAGGCGTCCGGGCAGATCCGCAAGCTCCATGTAGAGGTCGGCGACGAGGTCAAGGCCGGCCAACTGCTGGTCGAGATCGACCCCTCGACCCAACAGGCCAAGCTCGATGCCGGACGCTTCTCCATCGACAACCTCAAGGCACAGCTCGCCGAACAGCAGGCCCAGTACCAGCTGGCCGAGCAGCAGTACAAGCGCCAACGCAACCTGGCCGCCGGCGGTGCAACCCGCGACGAAGACGTGCAAAGTGCCCAGGCCCAGCTCAAGGTGACCCAGGCCCGCATCGACATGTACCGCGCCCAGATCCGCCAGGCCCAGGCGAACCTGCGCAGCGACGAAGCCGAGCTGGGCTACACCCGCATCTATGCACCGATGTCCGGCACCGTGGTAGCCGTCGATGCCCGCGAGGGTCAGACCCTCAACGCCCAGCAACAGACCCCCTTGATCCTGCGGATCGCCAAGCTGTCACCGATGACCGTCTGGGCCCAGGTATCGGAAGCCGATATCGGTCATGTCAAACCCGACATGGCGGCCTATTTCACCACCCTGGCGGGCGGCAAGCGTCGCTGGAACAGCACGGTCCGCCAGATCCTCCCGGTACCGCCCAAACCGCTGGACCAGTCCGGCCAGGGCGGCGGCGACCCGGCCAGTGCGAGCGGCAGCGGCGCCAGCGGCAAAGTGGTGCTGTACACCGTGCTGCTGGATGTCGAGAACCCCGACAACGCCCTGATGGCCGAAATGACGACCCAGGTGTTCTTCGTCGCCGGGCGCGCCAGCAAGGTGCTGACCGTGCCCGTGGCAGCCCTGGATGACGACGCCAGCGCCGAAAACATGCGTATCGGCCAGGTGCTGGGCGCCAACGGCAAGGTCGAGCAGCGCCGGGTACGCACCGGGCTCAGCGACCGCTTGCGGGTGCAGGTGCTCGACGGCCTGACCGAAGGTGAGCGGCTGTTGATCGGCGCCCCCGTTGCCAGCGGAGGTTGA